The sequence ATGCCGAAATCATCCAGACCGACATGAATGTCGAGATCCCTCAGCTCGCGCAACACCTCTTGGCCGCGCACCGGATCCAGCAGACTGCTTTCGGTGATTTCGAGCATGATCTGTTGAGGGTCAACCCCGGTTTCCCGCAGGATCAGGGCCACTTGTTCTGAGTAACCGGGTTGGGTAAATTCCAAGGGACTGACGTTGATCGCCACCCGCGGGAGGCGACCCTGGGCCACGGCGGTGCAGGCTTCACGCAGCACCCAGCGTCCTAAGGGGAGAATCAGACCAGACGTTTCTGCCAACGGAATGAAATCCAGTGGGCTGATGACCGTTCCAGCACGGTTCCAGCGGATCAGAGCCTCATAGGACATGACCGTGTGGTCATGCGTCCGCACGATGGGTTGATAGAGCAATTCAAATTCGCGGTGTTCCAGCGCGTGGTGGAGGGCGGCCAGTAGTTCCATTTCGGCCGGGACAGGCTGGTCATGACGCGGATGAAAGAACGCGTGGCCGCCGCCGGCCCGTTTAGAACGGTACATGGCCGTGTCTGCCTGCGACAGGAGCGTTTCGAGGTCACTGGCATTTTCCGGGTACACGCTGAGCCCCAGACTGCTGTGGACAAAGACCTCTTGTCCGTTCACGCGAAAGGGGGCGACGAAGGCCTGTGTGATGCGGTCAACGATCCGCTGACTGTCTGTGGCGGGGGCCAGATCGGTGAAGATGAGTGCGAATTCATCGCCGCCCATGCGGGCAATAGTGTCGCTTGACGCGACACAGTCCTGTAACCGCAGGGCGACGAGCCGGAGCAGCTCATCGCCTGCAGCGTGTCCGAAGGTGTCGTTGACCAGCTTGAAGCGGTCGAGATCCATCAGACCTAAGACGACGTTTTTCCCCGTTTGATTGGCCCGGCGCGTCGCGTGCAGCAGCCGCTGGTTAAAATTGGCACGGTTGGGAAGACCCGTTAATGGATCGAGCAGAGCCAAATCACCCAACTGCTGCACCGTCAGGTGCAGCTTCAGCTGATCCATGACCAGGGCCGCGAAGTGTTTCAAGACCGCGGCGTCTTCGGCAGTGAACTCCCGAGGGACGCGGTCGATGATGCAGATGGCTCCCAGCGAATGGCCTTCTGGCGTACAGAGGGGCGCGCCCGCGTAAAAGCGGATGTGCGCTTCACCGGTGACAGTGGAGAATTCGGCGACTCGGGGATCCAGGGTGGCGTCGGGAATCACGAGGACGCCGCTGTGCTGCAGGGTCAACGCACAAAAGGAGCTGCTCCGGGGCATCTCCTCTTCCTGAATGCCGAGACGGGATTTGAACCATTGCCGGTCACGGTCAACAAGCGTAATCGCGGCCATCGGCATGTGGAGGGAGTGCGCAGCCAAGGTGATAATGCGGTCGAACTGAGGTTCAGGCAGGGTATCGAGGATACCGTACCGGTACAGTTCCGCCAGTCGGGCCTCTTCAGGTAACTGATCCATGTGGCCCTCCAATGGACTGGGAATGAAAGAGTGTGGAGAAGGTGGGATGAACAGTTTGCTGAGTTTAGGTTTTCCGGTCTGAACAAGGCCTTACTCGGGTGCGGCTCATTGTTCGTGAATGGAATTGGCCTTCTGGGAGCGTGGTCTGGTTCAACTGGAGCGGGAAGCACTGTCAGATTGGTTGTTGAATAATTCATTCCACTCTGTTTTTTGAGCGGTTCTGGCAACTTTGTGTGTTGAGCCAAGCCGTGGGAAGCTTGGTTCGTCACTCCCACTCGAGCCGACAAGCCTGCTGGCAACTTTGGTCATCCAAGACCGTGAGTTAAATCCTGGCCGGCTCGAGGCCCTTTCGATCAGGCGCAACAGTATTCGAGGCGTACGAGCCTGCACACAAAATTCCGCCGACCGGATCCGGGTAGTGACCCGCTTTTCCTTTCTGGGGGGTTGTATGTTTGTTTTGGGTCTTGACGTCGGTAAAAGCGAGCTGTACGCCCGTCTTCTCCAGATTCCTGAACCGGGGAAGTTTGTCCCTTTGGGAACGGGGAAAAGTGTTCCCAACACTGCCAAAGGGCATGAACAACTTCTCGCATGGATGAGGAAGTCTGGTGCGGGTGGAGAAGGGACTTCAGTCGTGATGGAATCCACGAGTGTGTATTGGGAGCGGGTCGCCATGACCTTGTACGAAGCAGGGTGTCGTATCAGTGTTGTCAATGCAGCACAAATCAAATTTTTTGCAAAGAGCACGTTGCGAAGAGGAAAAACTGACAAGCTGGATGCAGACTTGATCGGTAGGTTTGGAGCGGTGATGCATCCAGCACGCTGGATGCCCCCTGCAGCAGACCTAGTCGAACTCCGTGCCCTGCTGCATGCTCGGGACAATATTGTCGAGCTCTCGACGGTCGAGGCGGGCCGTCATCACGCCATGGATCACCGGTATCAACCCTCTTCCAAAGCACTCGGCTTTTGTGAAGCACGTCAAGCACTCCTCGCTCAGCAACTGGTTGAAGTGAACGAGGCGATCAACGCGCTGGTTCTCACGTCGGTCCGTCTTCAAACGGACGTGACGTTACTGCGTTCCATTCCTGGGATTGGTTCATTGACTGCGGCAGTACTGCTCGTGGAGACGATGCATCTGAGCCAGATGGAAAGCTCGAACCAGTGGGCAGCATATGCAGGCCTTTCCCCCGTTCCAAGACAGTCGGGCAACTTCACCGGCCGAACGCACATCTCAAAAATAGGAAACGCACGTCTCAGACGTGCATTTTATCTCTGTGCGCTGACAGCCTCTCGAATGAAAAATGGGTTTGGGAACTTCTACCGACATCTGACATCACAAGGCAAACCTAAAAAGGTTGATCTTGCTAGGGTTCTGTGGAGGAGGAGTTCAGTCTGACCGACAATGGAGACTGACATGACCGCCAGTAAAAACCACTACACCGCCGAGTTCAAAGAAGAAGCCGTGCGTCTGGTGATCAGCAGCCAGAAAAGCTGCGCTGAGATCGCCCGCAACTTGGGTGTTCCACCGTATTTAGTCGTACGCTGGAAACAGCATCACGAGCAACAAGGGGCGGTGGGCCGCCCCCAATTCACCGGACGCGGCGTCGCCGCGTTGAGTGAGCAGGAAGCGCGGTTCAAGAAGCTAGAACGAGAGCTGGAAATTACCCGTCAGGAACGCGATATTCTGAAAAAAGCACTGGCCTTCTTCGCCAAAGACCACTAATTTACGGGTTCATTGAGCAGCATCGGCATGAGTACAGCATTGAGCGGCTGTGCAAGACGCTCGGTGTCGGGGTCAGTGGCTATTTTGCGTGGTGGAGAAGGCCCAAAAACTGCTATCGGGTGGAAGACGTCGCTCTGACCGAGGCCATTCGAACCATTCATCAAGTCAGTAGGGCACCTACGGTGCCCTCGTGTCAAGCCGCACTCGTGGACGAGGAAAACAGGTCAGCCGAGCACGAATTACTCGGCTGATGAAGGCAGCGGGACTGAAGGCTCGCTGCAAGCGGAAATTTCGCGTGACCACCAATTCAAAACACCCGCACCCAGTGGCCGAAAATCTACTGAATCGCGAATTTGTTGCCGAACAACCCAATCAGAAATGGGTGACGGATATTACCTATTTACCCGTGGCTGAGGGCTGGATGTACCTCGCTGTGGTGATGGATCTGTTCTCTCGCAAAATCGTGGGTTGGGCCATGCGGGCCACCCTGCAGACCGAGTTGGTCGTCGCTGCGCTGGACATGGCACAGCAGATTCGGCGTCCTGGACAAGGATTGCTCCATCATTCGGACCAGGGAATTCAATATGCGAGTCGCGAGTATCGACAAGCACTGGAGCGCCTCCAGGCGCTCCAAAGTATGAGCCGAAAGGGAGACTGCTGGGACAACGCGGCGATGGAGAGCTTCTTCGCCACCCTCAAGCTGGAACTGGAACTCGACACAGCACAAGGAAACCGCGCTGACACACGTAATCTGGTCTTTGAGTGGATTGAGGTGTTTTACAACCGCGAGCGTCGTCACTCTAGCTTGGGGTACCGCTCACCGACTCGCTTTGAGCAACACCGCGCCACACTGAACTGATCCTCCACGAAGGCATTGCAATATCAGGTCGCCCTCATTGCCCTAGCTCGTAAGTTGCTCCGAGTCGCCTTTGCGGTTCTGAAGTCGGGCCAAAAGTTTAATCCGGATTACCAACGTCCCTCGCCTATGGCCGCTTGACGTTCCTGAACCAACACAGTATTTAACGCCGGTAAACTGGTGAGCTGTGACTGACCGCAAGCCCGACCGCCATCGTTTTCCTCTCAGCGTCATTGGCCATACCCTACGGCTGTATCACCGCTTCCCCCTCAGCCAGCGTGATGTGCAGGAACTGCTCCACGAGCGCAGTCTTCAGGGCAGCCACGAGACCCTGCGGCAGTGAAACATCAAATTTGCGCCGCTCCTGACCGAAGAACTGCTCCACTGATTGATGTGTGCGTCAAGGTCGGTGGGGTCACACACGGGTTGTGGCGGGCGGCCGACGAACGTGGGAGACGTGCTGGACATCCTTCTTCAGGAACACCGAGCTACCGAAGCCGCCACATCCTTTTTCTTACGCTTGTTGAAGACAGATGACGTGCCGGAGGTCATTCACACCAAGAGTTTCCACAAGATTGGGCAAGACGGCTGGGCGGGCGAAAGAACAGGGTCAGCGCATGAAAACTGCGGTCAGTACGTCAAAACTGGATGATCCTGAAAAACGCGCTGACAGCGCGTTTGAACTCTACCAGTCTGTGATCACCACGCGACTGATGCGCTGCGTTCCCCTTCAGGTTTCCGCTGCTCCCTGTCGCCTTGACTGCGACCCGTGTCCAGGACGCTCAACATGACATTTGCTGTGCTGACCGTGCTTTTTTCCGTTTTGATCCTGAAATGAACGTTCTACACGACGCATTTTCTTGACCGGAAACTCTTGTTCACACTGACAAGGCGTGGAGCACGTCCAGATGGTTTCGACCGCCCGCTGCAACACCCTCGTCGAACAGTCGCATCGACAAACACGGCAGCAGGAACGGAACCAGCTCGGCTTCAAACGATAGCAGCGAACGCAGGAATTCCTTGAGCTGCACGCCCGAGTCTCAAACCTTCACCGACAGGCCCGAACGACAATCCCAGCTGTCCTCAGACGAAGCAACCAAACCGCAGCCCTGCTCTTCTGACAAGAGGCGATCCAGCAGGCGGCTTGACTCTCAAGCCGCCTGCTGAGGTTCTTCGACCTCACTGAGGTGAAGTTGCCAGAACCGTCGTGGCCAAGAAGGAGCAAAAGGAACCAACAAAACGTGCTTCACGCCGGGCGCTCAAAACTCACCGCGCTGGTGAGTTGTACCGAACATTGCCGCCCAGTCACACTGGCGGCCCCCTCTTGGGATCCTTTTCTCCACCAACTTGACCTACTAGGTTCGGGGACTAAGAGCAAAACCATCGAAGAGAAAGCGAAAAGCACTGTTCTCAATACCTAAGCCATCTGAGAATTCTGTAAGAGCTGCGTATGTTTCCTAAAGTAATCTAGAGGCACTTCAGGCAGAGCACTGATCTTGCTCGCGTTCTGTCCTCTTCTTCCTGACTGCCCACAAGCAGCCTGGCAATTTTTTAGGAGCTGCTATGGATCCTACATGGATCCTACACAACATCTCGCCCACACTTGGAACTGGGGCTACGTCGCCCTTTCCTACGTCATCGCCGCTTTCGCTGCCTACATCTCCCTCGAACTGGCCAGCCGCATAGGCCACAACAAAGATGGCCGCAGACGGCGATTGCTCGCTCAAGGGGCGCTGCTCGGCTACGGCATCTGGGCCATGCATTTCGTCGGCATGTTGGCGTTCGATCTGGACGCGTTGGTTCAATACAACCTGTTCACCACGGTGCTTTCGGGTTTGGCGGCGGTCGGCTTCGTCACGGCGGCCCTGTTTATTGTGGACAGCGGCCGTCCTAGCCTAGGGCGTTTCCTGACCGGAGGTGTGGTGGCCGGCTTCGGCATCAGCGTCATGCATTACACCGGCATGATGGCCTTGCAAACGGGCGCCCCGACCACCTACCTCGCCCTGCCGTTCATCCTCTCGGTGGTCATTGCGGTTGCGGCGGCCACCATCGCCCTGTTCCTCTTTGCCCAGGTGAGCAGTGACCGCGCCCTGCAGCTGCCCAATGCGACGTTGCTCCGGTTGAAAGTGGGGGCTGGCTTGGTGATGGGGGCAGCGATCGTGGGGATGCACTACACCGGCATGGCGGCCATCAAGTTCAGTAGGGTAGTGGACACCTTGCAAACGGACGGGTTTACCACGGACACCACCGTCTTGAGCATCCTCATCTTGTTCGCGACCTTCTTAGTGCTGGGGCTGGCCTTGGTCTACATCGTGACCGGCAACGACAACAAGCCAGCCGTGGGGAAAAGCGGCGACTGACCTATCTGCTCGTTCAAGACGCTTCCGTGCAGGCGAGCCGCACCGCTCCACACTTGGAACACGTCAATGGCCACCAGCATGGGTCGGACAGAAGCCAAACCTCTCTAGCGACTCTCAGGGTGAAGCTACCGTGCCCTTGCCAGTAGCCTGAGAGTAGGACCTGCTTTCTCTTCCTCGGCCGCTCACCTCGTTGTGGACTCGGCTCCTTCTCCGCAGGGCGAGAGGCAACCCCCTGACCCCCGGTATGAGCGCCGAGTGCCGCAAGCCACCTACAGGGCACAGAGCGACATTTTCGTTCGAGAAGATGACATGAATGCAAAGATTTCCGGCAAAAGGCAAGACCGTGACGTCTCCCCGCTCACTCCCACAAATCGACACCCTGCAGCAGGATCAGCGAATTGGCTCGTGCCCATCGCACTGCTGCTGAGCGCCGTGCCGCTTACCTTTGGTGCGCTGCGCCTCATCTCTCCACTCGAGCTTCACGCTATACTCATAGCGTATTCCCCCCCAACATGACTTCCTCTAATGCTGCGGCGTCGAC is a genomic window of Deinococcus sp. QL22 containing:
- a CDS encoding bifunctional diguanylate cyclase/phosphodiesterase; amino-acid sequence: MDQLPEEARLAELYRYGILDTLPEPQFDRIITLAAHSLHMPMAAITLVDRDRQWFKSRLGIQEEEMPRSSSFCALTLQHSGVLVIPDATLDPRVAEFSTVTGEAHIRFYAGAPLCTPEGHSLGAICIIDRVPREFTAEDAAVLKHFAALVMDQLKLHLTVQQLGDLALLDPLTGLPNRANFNQRLLHATRRANQTGKNVVLGLMDLDRFKLVNDTFGHAAGDELLRLVALRLQDCVASSDTIARMGGDEFALIFTDLAPATDSQRIVDRITQAFVAPFRVNGQEVFVHSSLGLSVYPENASDLETLLSQADTAMYRSKRAGGGHAFFHPRHDQPVPAEMELLAALHHALEHREFELLYQPIVRTHDHTVMSYEALIRWNRAGTVISPLDFIPLAETSGLILPLGRWVLREACTAVAQGRLPRVAINVSPLEFTQPGYSEQVALILRETGVDPQQIMLEITESSLLDPVRGQEVLRELRDLDIHVGLDDFGMGYSSLSALAQLPVEVLKIDRFSPSMLMTQAPKASALRS
- a CDS encoding IS110 family transposase, with amino-acid sequence MTRFSFLGGCMFVLGLDVGKSELYARLLQIPEPGKFVPLGTGKSVPNTAKGHEQLLAWMRKSGAGGEGTSVVMESTSVYWERVAMTLYEAGCRISVVNAAQIKFFAKSTLRRGKTDKLDADLIGRFGAVMHPARWMPPAADLVELRALLHARDNIVELSTVEAGRHHAMDHRYQPSSKALGFCEARQALLAQQLVEVNEAINALVLTSVRLQTDVTLLRSIPGIGSLTAAVLLVETMHLSQMESSNQWAAYAGLSPVPRQSGNFTGRTHISKIGNARLRRAFYLCALTASRMKNGFGNFYRHLTSQGKPKKVDLARVLWRRSSV
- a CDS encoding transposase gives rise to the protein MTASKNHYTAEFKEEAVRLVISSQKSCAEIARNLGVPPYLVVRWKQHHEQQGAVGRPQFTGRGVAALSEQEARFKKLERELEITRQERDILKKALAFFAKDH
- a CDS encoding IS3 family transposase, with product MKAAGLKARCKRKFRVTTNSKHPHPVAENLLNREFVAEQPNQKWVTDITYLPVAEGWMYLAVVMDLFSRKIVGWAMRATLQTELVVAALDMAQQIRRPGQGLLHHSDQGIQYASREYRQALERLQALQSMSRKGDCWDNAAMESFFATLKLELELDTAQGNRADTRNLVFEWIEVFYNRERRHSSLGYRSPTRFEQHRATLN
- a CDS encoding MHYT domain-containing protein; this encodes MDPTQHLAHTWNWGYVALSYVIAAFAAYISLELASRIGHNKDGRRRRLLAQGALLGYGIWAMHFVGMLAFDLDALVQYNLFTTVLSGLAAVGFVTAALFIVDSGRPSLGRFLTGGVVAGFGISVMHYTGMMALQTGAPTTYLALPFILSVVIAVAAATIALFLFAQVSSDRALQLPNATLLRLKVGAGLVMGAAIVGMHYTGMAAIKFSRVVDTLQTDGFTTDTTVLSILILFATFLVLGLALVYIVTGNDNKPAVGKSGD